The proteins below come from a single Halomonas binhaiensis genomic window:
- a CDS encoding formate dehydrogenase subunit gamma — protein sequence MSKPREGNPQSVQAEIDALKHKPGALLPILHAIQDRLGFIPEAAIAQIADALGQTKAEVHGVISFYHHFRTTPPGRHVVQICRAEACQAVGARSLEAHAKASLGIDYHHTTADREITLEAVYCLGNCACGPSVRVDDRVLGRVTPERFDALTDALRTQILEVAG from the coding sequence ATGAGCAAGCCTCGAGAGGGCAACCCTCAGTCAGTTCAGGCCGAGATAGACGCCCTGAAGCATAAGCCAGGGGCCTTGTTGCCTATCCTGCACGCCATTCAAGATCGCCTCGGCTTCATCCCTGAAGCGGCTATCGCACAGATCGCTGATGCCCTCGGCCAGACCAAGGCTGAGGTGCATGGCGTGATCAGTTTCTATCACCATTTTCGCACGACACCGCCAGGCCGCCATGTGGTGCAGATCTGTCGTGCAGAGGCCTGTCAGGCGGTTGGTGCCCGCAGTCTGGAAGCTCATGCCAAGGCAAGCCTGGGCATTGATTACCATCACACCACCGCGGATCGCGAGATCACCCTGGAAGCTGTCTACTGCCTTGGCAATTGTGCCTGCGGACCGTCCGTGAGGGTCGATGATCGAGTGCTGGGCCGAGTTACCCCTGAGCGCTTCGATGCCTTGACCGATGCGTTGCGGACACAGATTCTGGAGGTGGCCGGATGA
- a CDS encoding substrate-binding domain-containing protein: MKRIQITPAWYFSDESGNQIDPTLFALLEAIHRHGKLTQAAEDAGVSYRHAWNLLKKWEQFFGTPLVELTRGRGAQLSPLGKKLLWAEQRVIARLGPQLESLGSELNLAIQQQLEGVQPVLRLHASHGFAVELLPKYLQELSLDLQYCSPREALATLNRGACDLAGFHLPQGPVGQQVIRDYQGLLKPRSHRVIGFISRNQGLMVAPGNPLGVDGLPALAGRKVRFINRQATSGTRALLDGLLNEAGIRPSAIPGYEVEEYTHSAVAAYVAAGMADAGFGVEAAAQRFGLDFVPLAQENYLLVCQQRSLQDSRFMRLLEILRSEDFQKAVSTLPGYAPHRCGQVIETTELLLSPRS, from the coding sequence ATGAAACGTATTCAAATCACCCCCGCCTGGTACTTCAGTGACGAATCCGGCAATCAGATCGATCCCACGCTATTCGCCCTGCTCGAGGCCATCCATCGACATGGAAAGCTGACCCAGGCTGCCGAGGATGCTGGTGTCTCCTATCGCCATGCCTGGAATCTACTCAAGAAATGGGAACAGTTCTTTGGCACACCCCTGGTCGAACTGACTCGTGGACGGGGCGCACAGCTTTCCCCATTGGGCAAGAAACTGCTTTGGGCCGAGCAGCGAGTGATTGCCCGCCTGGGCCCTCAGCTGGAAAGTCTTGGGTCGGAACTCAACCTGGCTATCCAGCAGCAACTTGAGGGTGTTCAACCCGTCCTGCGACTGCATGCCAGCCATGGCTTTGCCGTCGAGTTGCTGCCTAAATATCTTCAGGAATTGAGCCTTGATCTGCAGTACTGCAGCCCGCGGGAGGCACTGGCAACGCTCAATCGCGGGGCCTGTGACCTGGCAGGTTTCCATCTTCCCCAGGGCCCCGTGGGGCAACAGGTCATTCGCGACTATCAAGGCTTGCTCAAGCCACGCAGTCACCGCGTCATCGGGTTCATTTCGCGCAATCAGGGCCTGATGGTGGCACCAGGCAACCCCTTGGGAGTCGATGGGCTCCCGGCCTTGGCTGGAAGAAAAGTGCGCTTCATCAACCGCCAGGCGACATCTGGCACCCGGGCACTGCTGGATGGACTGCTGAACGAGGCAGGTATCAGGCCAAGTGCCATCCCCGGCTATGAGGTAGAGGAATACACCCACTCTGCCGTAGCGGCATATGTGGCGGCGGGCATGGCAGATGCGGGGTTTGGTGTCGAGGCAGCAGCGCAACGCTTTGGCCTGGATTTCGTTCCTCTCGCACAGGAAAACTACCTGCTGGTCTGCCAGCAACGCAGCCTTCAGGACTCTCGCTTCATGCGCCTGCTGGAGATATTGCGCAGCGAAGACTTCCAGAAAGCCGTATCGACCTTGCCGGGCTATGCCCCCCACCGTTGCGGCCAGGTGATCGAAACCACTGAGCTGCTGCTCAGCCCGCGTTCATGA
- a CDS encoding TRAP transporter substrate-binding protein: MLTTRYLPSLRLMVCITALGTSLAANAGTEKTIDVSLPLGPDSQQGIGVLKFGEELERLSEGRLTIEPHYDNALGAEREVVEGMGFGTIDAGISSTGPMGGFVDEFMLFDLPYVFNDHAHAYAFLDSEYGEQLAQLAEDQMNVKILAWMENGFRHETNSVRPIHEPADLKGINHRTQESRVQVDTWEALGANATPMAWTEVYTALQQGVMDSQENPLATIYDVNFFEVQNYLNLTKHVYSPAPLMMSLDLFNSFSEEDQAIILEAAQLALPVQREASQELENRYLTQLEEKGMTVTEPDLPAFKAAVQPVIDEWSETVGKDLVDAAVNFND; this comes from the coding sequence ATGCTAACCACGCGTTACCTTCCTTCCCTTCGTCTCATGGTATGCATCACCGCCCTTGGCACCTCTCTGGCAGCCAATGCCGGGACAGAAAAAACCATCGACGTCAGCCTGCCTCTCGGTCCGGATTCCCAGCAGGGAATCGGCGTCCTGAAGTTTGGCGAGGAACTCGAGCGGCTGTCCGAAGGAAGACTCACTATCGAGCCACACTATGACAATGCACTTGGTGCTGAGCGGGAAGTCGTTGAAGGCATGGGGTTTGGCACCATTGACGCAGGAATCTCCTCAACCGGCCCGATGGGAGGATTTGTCGACGAATTCATGCTGTTCGACCTGCCCTATGTGTTCAATGACCATGCCCATGCTTATGCGTTTCTCGATAGCGAATACGGAGAGCAGCTGGCACAACTCGCCGAAGATCAGATGAACGTGAAGATTCTGGCCTGGATGGAAAATGGTTTCCGCCACGAGACCAACTCCGTGCGTCCGATCCATGAACCGGCAGACCTCAAGGGAATCAATCATCGCACCCAGGAAAGCCGCGTTCAGGTCGATACCTGGGAGGCACTGGGTGCCAACGCTACTCCCATGGCATGGACCGAGGTCTACACCGCGCTTCAGCAAGGCGTCATGGACAGTCAGGAAAACCCTCTGGCAACCATCTATGACGTCAACTTCTTCGAAGTGCAGAACTACCTGAACCTGACCAAGCATGTCTACTCACCTGCGCCGCTGATGATGAGTCTGGACCTGTTCAACTCTTTCAGTGAAGAGGACCAGGCCATCATTCTCGAGGCGGCGCAACTTGCTCTTCCCGTACAGCGTGAAGCAAGTCAGGAACTGGAAAACCGCTACCTGACTCAGCTCGAGGAAAAGGGCATGACGGTCACTGAGCCTGACTTGCCTGCGTTCAAGGCAGCTGTCCAGCCTGTGATCGATGAGTGGTCGGAAACCGTCGGCAAGGACCTTGTCGATGCTGCGGTGAACTTCAACGACTAG
- a CDS encoding TRAP transporter small permease, producing MRRSLSAVRKGIDRFNCILGWFLAFTLLVMTVLIFWQFFARFVIGKPLYFSEEIARFCMIWLTFLGAGFAFRKGLLISIDIALEHASPVLGKMIRILIILSSICFAFILTYFGFDIVDRVSHQTAPSTRISMMWPYIAVPLGGIVIIINSIDLLLKECVSEECALQELAHKEPRSEEA from the coding sequence ATGAGGCGTTCACTGTCGGCTGTACGCAAGGGCATTGATAGATTCAACTGCATTCTAGGCTGGTTTTTGGCCTTCACGCTGCTGGTCATGACGGTTCTTATCTTCTGGCAGTTCTTTGCCAGGTTCGTCATTGGAAAACCGCTCTATTTCTCTGAAGAAATTGCCAGGTTCTGCATGATATGGCTGACCTTTCTCGGTGCAGGATTCGCCTTCAGAAAGGGGTTGCTGATATCGATAGATATCGCACTGGAACATGCCAGCCCCGTGCTTGGAAAGATGATACGAATTCTGATCATCCTATCTTCCATCTGCTTTGCATTCATATTGACGTATTTTGGTTTCGATATTGTCGACCGCGTTTCCCACCAGACAGCGCCAAGCACCAGAATATCCATGATGTGGCCATACATTGCCGTCCCGCTTGGCGGCATCGTCATCATCATCAATTCCATTGACCTGCTGTTAAAAGAATGCGTGTCGGAAGAATGCGCATTGCAAGAACTCGCACATAAAGAACCCAGAAGCGAGGAGGCATAA
- a CDS encoding TRAP transporter large permease has translation MALLLFGSLIVFFIIGVPIAFSLGLASAITVWQGDLMPMLIIAQQFIASVNSFPLMAIPFFILAGYLMQSGGISKRLVDFSNTLVGSMTGGLAMVAILTSLFFAAISGSGAATTAAIGSILIPAMVAKGYASDYAASNQAASGALGVIIPPSIPLILYAIAADVSVGDMFVAGVLPGLMLTFSLIVYAYFYARRKHHGGEEKSSWHDIYQAGRKALLAIFMPIIILGGIYGGFFTPTEAAVVAVVYSFIIGTLVYREIHFRELPKIFQEAAVMTAVVLIIIGAAGVYGRILQSLRVPTMISEFVIGTIDSPLLFILLVNLLLLIAGMFIEAAAAILILVPILLPIAINFGFDPIHLGVVMVVNLAMGMFTPPVGLNLFVASQISQVSVTRLSYAIAPFVAIVLVNLLIISMVPSLSTWLPSLR, from the coding sequence ATGGCATTATTACTCTTCGGATCATTGATCGTCTTTTTCATCATTGGCGTCCCTATCGCCTTTTCTCTTGGCCTCGCTTCTGCCATCACTGTCTGGCAGGGTGACTTGATGCCCATGCTGATCATTGCTCAGCAGTTCATTGCTTCCGTCAACTCCTTTCCCTTGATGGCTATTCCATTCTTCATTCTTGCCGGATATCTCATGCAGAGTGGGGGCATTTCCAAACGCCTGGTCGATTTTTCCAATACCCTCGTGGGCAGCATGACCGGGGGACTGGCGATGGTGGCCATTCTCACCTCGTTGTTCTTTGCCGCCATATCCGGCTCTGGAGCAGCCACCACTGCAGCGATTGGCTCCATTCTTATTCCTGCCATGGTGGCAAAAGGCTATGCCAGCGACTATGCCGCTTCCAATCAGGCTGCCTCCGGGGCTTTGGGTGTCATTATTCCCCCAAGCATTCCATTGATTCTTTATGCCATCGCTGCAGATGTTTCAGTAGGAGACATGTTTGTCGCTGGCGTATTACCGGGCCTGATGCTCACCTTCAGCCTGATCGTCTATGCCTATTTCTATGCCAGACGCAAGCACCATGGAGGAGAAGAAAAGAGTTCCTGGCACGACATCTATCAGGCTGGACGCAAGGCACTGTTGGCCATTTTCATGCCCATCATCATTCTTGGCGGCATCTATGGTGGCTTTTTCACACCAACAGAAGCTGCAGTGGTCGCGGTGGTCTACTCCTTCATCATTGGCACGCTGGTCTACCGGGAAATCCACTTCCGAGAGCTACCGAAGATCTTTCAGGAAGCTGCCGTCATGACGGCTGTGGTATTGATCATCATTGGCGCCGCAGGAGTGTATGGAAGAATCCTCCAAAGCCTGCGTGTCCCTACCATGATCTCGGAGTTTGTCATAGGCACCATTGACAGCCCCTTGCTCTTCATTCTGCTTGTCAATCTTCTGCTTCTGATTGCAGGAATGTTCATTGAAGCCGCTGCAGCCATTCTGATCCTGGTGCCTATCCTGCTCCCCATCGCCATCAACTTTGGATTCGACCCGATTCACCTTGGTGTCGTCATGGTCGTCAACCTGGCCATGGGCATGTTCACCCCGCCGGTAGGACTGAACCTGTTTGTGGCTTCCCAGATATCCCAGGTCAGCGTGACACGCCTTTCCTATGCCATCGCCCCCTTTGTTGCCATTGTGCTGGTCAACCTTCTGATCATCAGCATGGTTCCGTCCCTGTCGACCTGGCTGCCCTCGCTGCGATGA
- a CDS encoding SDR family oxidoreductase has protein sequence MTVVESLVPQPGLRVLVTAGANGIGFEIARAFHESGAHVHVCDLDEAAIAALPDGIAATHADVSDESHVTRLFDDLSYLGGLDVVVNNAGIAGPTGGIDEITSEQWRRTIDINLNGQYYVASRSAKALQASRGLLINMASVAGRLGFAYRTPYAASKWGIVGLTKSLACEWGPAGVRVNAILPGIVRGPRIEQVIRDRAAKRGIGYDEMEAENLAKISMRKMVEPSDIAAMALFLAAPGGSNICGQALSVCANVESL, from the coding sequence ATGACCGTTGTCGAAAGCCTTGTTCCTCAACCTGGATTACGTGTTCTGGTCACCGCTGGAGCCAATGGCATCGGGTTTGAAATCGCCCGGGCCTTCCATGAGTCCGGCGCCCATGTTCATGTCTGCGATCTGGATGAGGCTGCCATTGCGGCATTACCCGACGGTATTGCTGCAACGCATGCCGATGTCAGTGATGAATCTCATGTCACACGGTTGTTCGATGACCTGTCTTACCTCGGCGGGCTCGATGTCGTCGTCAATAATGCGGGTATCGCCGGCCCCACCGGGGGCATCGATGAAATCACTTCGGAGCAGTGGCGCAGGACCATCGATATCAACCTCAACGGCCAATACTACGTTGCCAGCCGCTCAGCCAAGGCGCTTCAGGCTTCCAGGGGGCTCCTGATCAACATGGCCTCTGTGGCGGGACGTCTGGGATTTGCCTATCGCACGCCTTATGCCGCCAGCAAATGGGGAATCGTCGGTCTGACCAAGAGCCTCGCCTGTGAATGGGGCCCCGCCGGGGTTCGAGTCAATGCGATTCTGCCGGGCATCGTGCGCGGCCCCAGGATCGAGCAAGTGATCAGGGATCGGGCAGCAAAACGAGGCATTGGCTACGACGAGATGGAAGCGGAGAACCTGGCAAAGATCTCCATGCGCAAGATGGTGGAACCGAGTGACATTGCGGCCATGGCGCTGTTTCTGGCCGCACCCGGGGGCAGCAACATCTGTGGCCAAGCGCTCAGTGTCTGCGCCAATGTCGAATCACTCTAA
- a CDS encoding 3-hydroxyacyl-CoA dehydrogenase, protein MTPHIAVVGAGLIGRAWAIVFARAGHAVRLYDPSQAALEEAHSAIQQSLADLVAADLLTSATETFSCIQFNDCLTKALEGTLYVQECGPEQLDVKRDLYQQMEALVAQETILASSTSGISASHFSHHLSHPQRCLVAHPVNPPYLIPLVEVVPSPLTSEQVVESTMRLLFETGQQPVLVRKEVQGFVLNRLQGALLNEAMRLLQDGVISAEDLDKTVKHGLGLRWSFMGPLETIDLNAPGGICDYAKRYGPLYQDIDRQRSDTAPWHPELLATIESELRQQVAASDLSPRQQWRDQSLMALISHQRTRH, encoded by the coding sequence ATGACACCACATATTGCTGTCGTGGGAGCAGGACTGATTGGCCGGGCCTGGGCCATCGTGTTCGCCCGGGCAGGCCATGCGGTACGGCTTTACGACCCTAGCCAGGCGGCTCTGGAAGAAGCCCATTCGGCAATCCAGCAGTCGCTTGCCGATCTGGTGGCCGCTGACCTGCTGACCTCCGCCACAGAGACGTTTTCCTGCATCCAGTTCAATGATTGCCTGACCAAGGCTCTGGAAGGCACCTTGTATGTGCAGGAATGCGGCCCGGAACAGCTTGATGTCAAACGCGACCTGTACCAGCAGATGGAAGCACTCGTCGCACAGGAAACGATACTGGCAAGCTCGACATCGGGTATTTCGGCCTCACATTTCAGCCACCATCTCTCCCACCCTCAACGCTGTCTGGTGGCCCACCCTGTCAATCCTCCTTACTTGATTCCATTGGTCGAGGTTGTACCCAGCCCCTTGACGTCGGAACAGGTGGTGGAGAGCACCATGCGCTTGCTGTTCGAGACAGGCCAGCAACCCGTACTGGTAAGAAAGGAAGTTCAAGGCTTTGTTCTGAATCGATTGCAAGGCGCCCTGCTCAATGAGGCCATGAGACTTCTGCAGGATGGCGTGATATCGGCAGAAGATCTCGACAAGACCGTCAAGCATGGCCTGGGGCTGCGCTGGTCATTCATGGGGCCTCTCGAGACTATCGACCTCAATGCGCCTGGCGGCATCTGTGACTATGCCAAGCGTTATGGCCCCCTCTACCAGGACATCGACAGGCAGCGCAGCGATACAGCGCCCTGGCATCCAGAACTGCTGGCGACGATAGAAAGCGAACTCCGTCAACAGGTGGCAGCCAGCGACCTTTCCCCACGCCAGCAGTGGCGGGACCAGAGCTTGATGGCCCTTATCAGCCATCAACGAACCCGTCACTGA
- a CDS encoding 3-keto-5-aminohexanoate cleavage protein, giving the protein MATPRKSIITCAVTGAIHTPSMSPYLPVTPEEIIEASIAAAEAGAAILHLHARDPETGKPTQDPAVFERFLPQIKEATGAVINLTTGGSPHMTVEERMRPAIEFQPELASLNMGSINFGLFPMLNRYTEFEHEWEREHLENSRDLVFKNTFSDIEKIMTLCGKNGTRFECECYDIGHLYSLKNFVDRGVIEGPIFIQSVFGILGGIGPHPEDVIHMRRTADRLFGSDYAWSVLGAGSSQMRIAAQSAAMGGNVRVGLEDSLWLGPGKLAESNASQVAKARQMLESLSLEVASPDDARQMLQLKGANNVAF; this is encoded by the coding sequence ATGGCCACTCCACGCAAGTCCATCATTACCTGTGCTGTCACCGGAGCCATCCATACTCCTTCCATGTCTCCCTACCTGCCGGTAACACCAGAGGAGATCATCGAAGCCTCCATTGCCGCCGCCGAGGCAGGTGCTGCCATCCTCCACCTGCATGCACGGGACCCTGAAACAGGAAAACCCACCCAGGATCCTGCCGTCTTTGAACGCTTCCTCCCGCAAATCAAGGAAGCCACGGGTGCCGTCATCAATCTGACGACGGGAGGCAGCCCCCACATGACGGTCGAGGAACGCATGCGACCCGCCATCGAGTTCCAGCCAGAACTTGCATCCCTCAATATGGGCTCCATCAATTTCGGCCTGTTCCCCATGTTGAATCGTTACACGGAGTTCGAACATGAATGGGAGCGGGAGCATCTGGAAAACAGCCGTGACCTGGTGTTCAAGAACACCTTCTCGGACATCGAAAAAATCATGACACTGTGCGGGAAGAACGGCACCCGATTCGAGTGCGAGTGCTATGACATTGGCCATCTCTACAGCTTGAAGAACTTCGTTGACCGAGGCGTCATCGAAGGACCGATTTTTATCCAGAGTGTCTTTGGCATACTGGGGGGGATTGGTCCCCATCCGGAAGATGTCATCCACATGCGGCGCACGGCGGACAGACTGTTCGGGAGTGACTATGCCTGGTCTGTGCTGGGCGCAGGCAGCAGCCAGATGAGAATTGCTGCACAGTCCGCCGCCATGGGAGGCAATGTGCGAGTAGGGTTGGAAGATTCGTTATGGCTAGGTCCCGGCAAGCTTGCAGAGAGCAATGCCAGCCAGGTTGCCAAGGCCAGGCAGATGCTCGAATCACTGTCGCTTGAAGTCGCCAGCCCTGACGATGCGCGACAGATGCTGCAACTCAAGGGCGCGAACAACGTCGCCTTCTAG
- a CDS encoding LacI family DNA-binding transcriptional regulator: MKKKGVTSREVARLAGVSQSAVSRCFSPKASVSEATRQKILDAAKELGYRPNSIARSLTTRSSRTVAVVIHSLESPFYSMVLERAARFFQGQDYHLQLFVASPGESINDVIDSLIRSQVEGVLMLAITLSVDQASMLADVGIPTVIINRTVDYAGISQVGCDNFHGGFWAATHLARAGHHRIAFVAGLAGSSTSEQRRDGFAAGLEAAGHTLAYQDIGHYRYDDARQAARRLLSRESPPDAIFCANDLMAIAVMETARHEFGLRIPEDVSVMGFDNVAMAAWPSHDLTTVAQPIDDMVIKATELLMHQVRDEETQPQHIKLPIVPMVRGSTRPPLKC; the protein is encoded by the coding sequence GTGAAAAAGAAAGGAGTGACCTCTCGAGAAGTCGCAAGACTCGCGGGGGTCTCACAGTCAGCGGTCAGCCGGTGTTTTTCTCCAAAAGCCAGCGTATCCGAGGCAACCCGGCAGAAAATCCTCGATGCAGCCAAAGAATTGGGATACCGCCCCAACTCTATTGCACGCTCACTCACCACTCGCTCAAGCCGTACCGTGGCAGTCGTGATTCATAGTCTTGAAAGCCCCTTCTACTCGATGGTGCTGGAACGAGCTGCACGCTTCTTTCAAGGACAGGATTATCATCTGCAGCTGTTCGTCGCCAGCCCAGGCGAAAGCATCAATGATGTGATCGACAGCCTGATCCGCAGCCAGGTGGAAGGCGTGCTGATGCTGGCCATCACCCTCAGTGTCGATCAGGCATCCATGCTCGCGGATGTCGGGATACCAACGGTCATCATCAATCGCACCGTGGATTATGCAGGCATCAGCCAGGTGGGCTGCGACAACTTCCATGGTGGTTTCTGGGCGGCCACGCATCTGGCCAGGGCTGGCCACCACAGAATCGCGTTCGTGGCCGGCCTCGCAGGCAGTTCTACCAGTGAACAGCGCCGTGATGGCTTTGCAGCAGGACTCGAAGCAGCCGGGCACACATTGGCCTATCAGGACATCGGCCATTATCGCTACGATGATGCACGCCAGGCGGCAAGGCGCCTGCTTTCCCGTGAGTCTCCGCCTGATGCCATCTTTTGCGCCAATGACCTGATGGCCATCGCCGTCATGGAAACAGCACGTCATGAGTTCGGGCTACGCATCCCCGAGGATGTTTCCGTGATGGGTTTCGACAACGTTGCCATGGCAGCATGGCCCAGCCATGACCTGACAACCGTTGCACAACCCATTGATGACATGGTGATCAAAGCCACCGAGCTATTGATGCACCAGGTTCGTGATGAGGAAACTCAGCCACAACACATCAAACTGCCGATCGTCCCCATGGTACGCGGAAGCACTCGTCCTCCTCTCAAGTGCTAA
- a CDS encoding glutathione S-transferase family protein produces the protein MYQLHIANRATSSWSLRPWVLMKSLQIPFNETLTPFAEEGGSAERFRRFSPTGKVPCLIDGEIHVWESLAIVEYLAERHGGVWPEDDSARAWARSICAEMHAGFAALRSQCPMCCGVTLKLKQPSMALDKDVQRIDEIFKQGLERWGGAFLCGDRFTAADAFFAPVALRAKSYGLPLSRMAQDYVERLVLHPPMQEWQRLAVAEKWREAGIETYLMEHCDIVEDLRASDVAR, from the coding sequence ATGTATCAACTACACATTGCCAATCGCGCCACTTCGTCCTGGTCATTGCGCCCTTGGGTGCTGATGAAGTCATTACAGATCCCCTTCAATGAAACCTTGACGCCTTTTGCCGAGGAGGGTGGCAGCGCAGAGCGATTCCGCCGCTTTTCACCAACGGGCAAGGTGCCTTGTCTGATCGATGGCGAAATACATGTCTGGGAATCGTTGGCGATAGTCGAGTATCTTGCGGAGCGTCATGGCGGTGTCTGGCCTGAAGATGACAGCGCGAGAGCCTGGGCTCGTAGTATCTGTGCCGAGATGCATGCAGGTTTTGCAGCATTGCGTAGCCAGTGTCCCATGTGTTGTGGTGTGACATTGAAGCTCAAGCAGCCATCCATGGCGCTGGACAAGGATGTTCAACGTATCGATGAAATATTCAAGCAAGGGCTTGAACGCTGGGGCGGAGCTTTTCTCTGTGGAGACAGGTTCACGGCCGCCGATGCCTTCTTTGCCCCTGTGGCATTGCGTGCGAAGTCCTATGGATTGCCGCTGAGCCGCATGGCACAAGACTATGTGGAGCGTCTGGTGCTACATCCTCCCATGCAGGAATGGCAGCGCCTGGCAGTGGCGGAAAAATGGCGTGAGGCTGGCATCGAGACCTATCTGATGGAACACTGCGACATTGTCGAGGATCTGCGGGCATCGGATGTGGCGCGATGA
- a CDS encoding sulfite oxidase, whose amino-acid sequence MSRRNGDQHRGIHSLYAEDSADADRRLWGREVDPVTRRGFLKRSSLLAMSAVLGASIPFARFMPGGLIPAALAQSEEPFAIDGKDGLVVLNDRPINAETPAHLLDDDVTPARHMFVRNNGLPPERDSIDTSQWTLEITGESCVTPTTFTIDELKERFDTHTYQLQVECGGNGRYEFVPATGGNQWTTGAVACPRFTGVRLRDVLEACGIAEDAVYIGYYGADRHASGAAGKVAISRGVPMSKALEDESLIAWAMNDEDIPYQNGYPLRLVCGGWPGSVSGKWLNKIVIRNQKHDGPKMAPPSYSIPATPVAPGSEVPEDEFVTIHSMPVKSLITYPRSGIEHAADQVLEVRGHAWAGDLSVAKLHVSIDFGVTWQEASLKEAPNRLAWQRFTADINFPQPGYYEIWARAVDEKGQSQPMVVPGWNPKGYLNNACHRIAVQVV is encoded by the coding sequence ATGAGTCGCCGAAATGGAGATCAGCACCGTGGCATCCACTCACTATATGCCGAGGACTCGGCCGATGCTGACCGCCGCCTTTGGGGGCGTGAAGTAGACCCTGTCACGCGCCGGGGTTTTCTCAAGCGATCAAGCCTGCTTGCCATGAGCGCAGTACTCGGCGCCAGCATTCCCTTTGCCCGTTTCATGCCGGGAGGATTGATTCCCGCAGCACTGGCCCAAAGTGAGGAACCCTTTGCCATTGATGGGAAGGATGGCCTGGTCGTCCTCAATGACCGTCCCATCAATGCCGAGACGCCTGCCCATCTGCTGGATGACGATGTGACACCCGCGCGCCACATGTTCGTGCGCAACAATGGCCTCCCTCCCGAGCGCGACAGTATCGACACCAGCCAATGGACGCTGGAAATCACCGGAGAATCCTGCGTCACCCCTACCACCTTCACGATAGACGAGCTGAAAGAGCGCTTCGACACCCATACCTATCAGCTGCAAGTGGAATGCGGTGGCAATGGCCGTTATGAATTCGTGCCCGCGACTGGCGGCAACCAGTGGACTACCGGAGCCGTGGCCTGCCCTCGGTTTACCGGCGTGCGCCTGCGCGATGTACTGGAGGCCTGTGGTATCGCCGAGGATGCCGTCTATATCGGCTACTATGGTGCCGACCGACATGCCAGTGGTGCTGCTGGAAAAGTCGCCATCTCGCGCGGTGTCCCCATGAGCAAGGCACTGGAAGACGAATCCCTGATTGCCTGGGCCATGAACGACGAGGATATCCCCTACCAGAATGGCTATCCGCTGCGCCTGGTGTGTGGCGGCTGGCCAGGTTCCGTTTCTGGCAAGTGGCTGAACAAGATCGTCATACGCAACCAGAAGCACGATGGTCCCAAGATGGCGCCCCCCTCCTACAGCATACCGGCCACTCCAGTGGCACCAGGCAGCGAAGTTCCGGAGGACGAATTCGTCACCATTCACTCCATGCCAGTCAAGTCACTGATCACTTATCCCCGCTCGGGCATAGAACACGCTGCGGATCAGGTACTGGAGGTTCGCGGCCATGCCTGGGCAGGCGACCTGTCGGTTGCCAAGCTGCATGTGTCGATCGACTTTGGTGTCACCTGGCAAGAAGCTAGCCTCAAGGAAGCCCCCAATCGCCTGGCCTGGCAACGCTTCACTGCCGACATCAACTTTCCTCAGCCTGGTTACTACGAGATCTGGGCCCGGGCCGTTGACGAGAAAGGCCAGTCCCAACCCATGGTGGTACCTGGATGGAACCCCAAGGGCTACCTCAACAATGCCTGCCATCGCATTGCGGTTCAGGTCGTCTGA